The proteins below come from a single Rosa rugosa chromosome 2, drRosRugo1.1, whole genome shotgun sequence genomic window:
- the LOC133732484 gene encoding ubiquitin-conjugating enzyme E2 20 translates to MASVNQDNVPGATGTTPSKKSQAPAKTADSQSVLKRLQSELMALMMGGDSGISAFPEEDNIFCWKGTINGSKETVFEGTQYRLSLSFPNDYPFKPPKVKFESFCYHPNVDVRGHICLDILQDKWSSAYDVRTILLSIQSLLGEPNTSSPLNPQAAQLWSNQEEYRKMVEKLYKPPNA, encoded by the exons ATGGCTTCTGTGAACCAAGACAACGTCCCAGGGGCCACAGGCACCACTCCGTCGAAGAAATCTCAGGCGCCGGCGAAGACCGCCGATTCACAGTCGGTTCTCAAAAG GCTTCAATCTGAGTTGATGGCGTTAATG ATGGGTGGAGATTCGGGGATATCTGCATTCCCTGAAGAAGACAACATATTCTGCTGGAAAGGGACCATCAATGGAAGCAAAGAGACAGTTTTCGAAGGGACTCAATACAGATTGTCCCTTTCTTTCCCCAATGACTATCCCTTTAAGCCTCCCAAGGTCAAGTTCGAGTCTTTCTGTTACCATCCCAATGTCGATGTCCGCGGCCACATTTGCTTGGATATTCTTCAG GATAAATGGTCTTCGGCTTATGATGTGAGAACCATCCTCTTATCGATCCAGAGTCTTCTCGGAG AACCAAACACTAGCTCACCTTTGAACCCCCAAGCAGCACAACTGTGGAGCAATCAAGAAG AATATAGGAAGATGGTGGAGAAGTTGTACAAGCCTCCAAATGCTTAA